The proteins below are encoded in one region of Amycolatopsis acidiphila:
- a CDS encoding UDP-glucose dehydrogenase family protein, whose protein sequence is MGSARIVVIGTGYVGLTTGACLAGLGHQVTCVDVDEMKVARLAAGRVDILEPGLEELVSRGLATGRLGFVVGSRRAVADAQAVFLCVPTPMGAGGAADLRAVEAVIDEISGTLPAGCAVVTKSTVPVGTAQRIRGLLGRADVPVVANPEFLREGTAVADFLNPDRIVVGSDDEPTARWVAELYADLAAPSVVTDAASAELVKYAANCFLAMKLSYVNAVAELCERLGADIESVTDGMGYDRRIGRSFLKPGPGWGGSCLPKDTHALVQVAESVGFDFSLLSAAIGENIAQRDRIVAKIAGAVGGSLAGARIGVLGLAFKAGTNDLRDSPALSVTAMLAAHGAEVTAYDPAVGGDLPGMRIVDDPYQTAKGADAIVVLTEWAEFRNLDWTYIADLMHGDAVVDTRNLLDPKVVLATGLTWLGLGRPRARVLAR, encoded by the coding sequence ATGGGCTCAGCTCGGATCGTCGTCATCGGCACCGGATACGTCGGCCTCACCACCGGGGCCTGCCTCGCCGGCCTCGGTCACCAGGTCACCTGCGTGGACGTCGACGAGATGAAGGTCGCCAGACTCGCGGCCGGCCGGGTGGACATCCTCGAACCCGGGCTCGAAGAGCTGGTCTCCCGCGGCCTCGCCACCGGCCGGCTGGGCTTCGTCGTCGGCTCGCGCCGCGCCGTCGCCGATGCGCAGGCCGTGTTCCTGTGCGTGCCGACCCCGATGGGCGCGGGCGGCGCCGCCGACCTGCGTGCGGTCGAAGCCGTCATCGACGAGATCTCCGGCACCCTGCCCGCGGGATGTGCCGTGGTCACCAAGTCGACCGTCCCCGTCGGCACCGCCCAGCGCATCCGCGGCCTGCTCGGCCGCGCGGACGTGCCGGTCGTCGCGAACCCGGAGTTCCTGCGCGAGGGCACCGCGGTCGCCGACTTCCTCAACCCGGACCGGATCGTGGTCGGCTCGGACGACGAGCCCACCGCGCGCTGGGTCGCCGAGCTCTACGCCGATCTCGCCGCGCCGAGTGTGGTCACCGACGCGGCGAGCGCCGAGCTGGTGAAGTACGCGGCGAACTGCTTCCTCGCGATGAAACTGTCCTATGTGAACGCGGTCGCGGAGCTGTGCGAACGCCTCGGCGCGGACATCGAGTCCGTCACCGACGGGATGGGCTACGACCGCCGCATCGGCCGCTCGTTCCTCAAGCCCGGGCCGGGCTGGGGCGGCTCGTGCCTGCCCAAGGACACGCACGCGCTGGTCCAGGTCGCCGAGTCCGTCGGCTTCGACTTCTCCCTGCTGTCCGCCGCCATCGGCGAGAACATCGCCCAGCGGGACCGGATCGTCGCGAAGATCGCCGGTGCCGTCGGCGGCAGCCTCGCCGGCGCGCGGATCGGCGTGCTCGGGCTCGCGTTCAAGGCGGGCACCAACGACCTGCGCGACTCGCCGGCCTTGTCGGTGACCGCGATGCTGGCCGCGCACGGCGCCGAGGTGACCGCCTACGACCCTGCGGTCGGCGGCGATCTCCCCGGCATGCGCATCGTGGACGACCCGTACCAGACGGCCAAGGGCGCGGACGCGATCGTGGTCCTGACCGAGTGGGCCGAGTTCCGCAACCTCGACTGGACCTACATCGCCGACCTGATGCACGGCGACGCGGTCGTCGACACGCGGAACCTCCTCGACCCGAAGGTCGTGCTGGCCACCGGCCTGACCTGGCTCGGTCTCGGCCGCCCGCGCGCCCGCGTCCTGGCCCGTTAG